The window AGAGTTAAATCTAATTTCCTATAAGTCTTTCTTACCTTACGCATTTTAATATTTTACCTTAGACTTCTATTTTTAGGGCTAAAAAAGTCTTATATAAATTAAAAATTTGTTTAATATTACAAACAATTATATTACATTTGCTTATAATATTAAACAACGCAAGATGCTTACTCAAGAAACACTTCTAAAATTTTTAAAACGACGCTCGGCCATTTCAGTAGCTACTCTCGAACGTGAAGCGGGATTACCAAAAAATACCTTATCTGGAGTCATAAGCGGGACTCGTAATCTAAGTGAAAAACACCTTTCGGCACTTTTTCCAGTGGTCACTCAATATGGCTTTAGCAATGAAGCTTTTGAGAAAGCTCGTGTAATATCTATCATCAACCATAAAGGAGGCGTTGGCAAAACCACTACGACTGCTTATTTGGGCGAGGCCCTAGCCAATAAAGGCTTTAAAGTACTACTGATTGATATCGACCCCCAAGGAAGTTTGAGTGAGGTCCTTAATGTCCGTGTCGGGCCAACACAAGTGTTCCATTCTCTCTTAAACTTAGACGTTCCGCTGGCAATACAGTCTGTATTACCTAATTTAGATATTGCCCCAAGCGATATTGAACTAAGCTCTGCGGAAAAAGAATTGAGTAATAAAATTGGTGGCGAATTACGTTTAAAAGTGGCAATAAGTAAAGTTTCAAAGAATTATGATTTCATATTGATAGACTGCCCCCCTTCTCTCAATATTCTAACAATTACAGCTATGCAAGCTTCTAATAGTTGCCTTATCACAACATTACCCGAGCAACTTGCATACAAAGGCTTAGTTGTATTATTAGAGCGAATTGCAGAAGTTAGAGCTTTGTTGAACCCAGCTCTTGAATTAGATGGTATTGTTTTCACGATGGTAAAAGGAAATAGCATCCATAGAGAATATAAAGAGCTCATTCGTCAGCAATTTTCAAACTTGAAAGTTTTTGATACTGAAATAAAACACCTTATTGATTTTCAAAAAGCGATGATTGACCATCTCACAATCAGCGAATTTAATAAAAATTCGGAAGCGGCTACTTCGTACGAAAATTTAGGTGAAGAGTATTTATTATCGTTAGACAAACGCAACTAAACTCCATAAATTTAACACAAATGGCAAAGAAAACATTAGCTGAAAAAATGGCCGAAAATAGCAAATCGGTTGTAGAAGCACTTAAAACGAA of the Emticicia oligotrophica DSM 17448 genome contains:
- a CDS encoding ParA family protein, coding for MLTQETLLKFLKRRSAISVATLEREAGLPKNTLSGVISGTRNLSEKHLSALFPVVTQYGFSNEAFEKARVISIINHKGGVGKTTTTAYLGEALANKGFKVLLIDIDPQGSLSEVLNVRVGPTQVFHSLLNLDVPLAIQSVLPNLDIAPSDIELSSAEKELSNKIGGELRLKVAISKVSKNYDFILIDCPPSLNILTITAMQASNSCLITTLPEQLAYKGLVVLLERIAEVRALLNPALELDGIVFTMVKGNSIHREYKELIRQQFSNLKVFDTEIKHLIDFQKAMIDHLTISEFNKNSEAATSYENLGEEYLLSLDKRN